TTGATACAAAGGATGAGGCTCAATTTACCAGGAGgggaaaataaagattttgTGATTTCAGCAGTAATTGATGGACATGGAGGGTGGCAAGTTGCAGAGTATGTCCAAAATAACTTTATAAGGATATTTCAGAAAGAACTTTCTCAATATATGTCTTCTCTAGTGAGAGAGGGAAGTGCTAATGAAAGTAATCcaatttctcaaataaaTGAAACTGATATAATAGCCGGACTTTTTTACTCACTTAAAAAGACATATTATATACTAGATGAGGAACTGAAGAGTAAATTGGAAGTTGCTTATAATCTTGGATTTTCTAAGTTAGCCTCAGTAGGAGCATGTACAACTGTTTCAATCATTACAGAAGATGCAATTCTTACAGCCAATTCTGGAGATTGTCTCTCCGTTTATTGTAATGAGAATGGGATCTGGCTCCCTTTAAATGAGCAACTTTCAGCAATGAATCCCCAAGAACAAAAAAGACTTGAGGAGATTCACAAGCATGAGAAGGATAACTTGATTCAATGTAAACAGATTCTTCATGAAAAATTTCTTATGGGACTTTATACCATTCCGAAGTATAGGGGTTGCTATGTCAAAGGGATCTTACAGCCATCTAGGGCAATTGGTGACTTTAGACTAAAATCTATGGATTTCAACTATAACTGGGAGAAAGATCTAAGCACAGAAAAACTTTTACCTACATTTTCATATGTACTTAAAGACAAAGAGAGTGAACAATCTAAAAAAGAACAACACCgagaaaatgaagatcTGAATGAAGATGAGTTTCCATATTCATATGACCtaattaatggaaataattcaatCAATATGAGACGAGACAGTTATAGATACTTTGTAAAGAATCCATTGAGCTTTCCTTATGTAAGATCTGAGCCAATGTTAcatcttttcttttataaCTCTTTGAATAAGAATTTGAGTTCAACAGATAACACTAGTGTTGAGAAGATCTCTCCAAATGAATACTCTTTAACACCAGTACATACAAATTCTTCCCTTAAAGTTGAATATATTACTCCGGAATATAAGCACCTACCTATTTCGGAGTATTCAAACTCGAACGAATTTATCAGAGATTTCACTTTATCCAAAATAAGAAATGCATATTCTTACATTCAAAATCCCATGAATTCATCCAAAAAAAGTTTTCTTGTGCTTGGAACGGATGGAGTTTGGGACTTTTTAACTCCGAAAGATGTTACAAACGTC
This is a stretch of genomic DNA from Cryptosporidium parvum Iowa II chromosome 3, whole genome shotgun sequence. It encodes these proteins:
- a CDS encoding pp2c; protein phosphatase 2 C, possible transmembrane domain near N-terminus, with product MFRDKVRTFSSGRRFACQMKSFLKNRRCISGCATAFLAGGLSAWLYLDSREKPESYFFNKLKSSYKVGCASQETSNKLFHQKILNQNLSLKTEKSNYVELIGEQGPVKSMVLGSEGTSAKISISAIQVNANNPIEDRLLIQRMRLNLPGGENKDFVISAVIDGHGGWQVAEYVQNNFIRIFQKELSQYMSSLVREGSANESNPISQINETDIIAGLFYSLKKTYYILDEELKSKLEVAYNLGFSKLASVGACTTVSIITEDAILTANSGDCLSVYCNENGIWLPLNEQLSAMNPQEQKRLEEIHKHEKDNLIQCKQILHEKFLMGLYTIPKYRGCYVKGILQPSRAIGDFRLKSMDFNYNWEKDLSTEKLLPTFSYVLKDKESEQSKKEQHRENEDLNEDEFPYSYDLINGNNSINMRRDSYRYFVKNPLSFPYVRSEPMLHLFFYNSLNKNLSSTDNTSVEKISPNEYSLTPVHTNSSLKVEYITPEYKHLPISEYSNSNEFIRDFTLSKIRNAYSYIQNPMNSSKKSFLVLGTDGVWDFLTPKDVTNVILNSKSVEDGVRRILKKVLNNAGINSIEKLKSLPKKRKVFDDTSIVLAEITPNKHDND